One Candidatus Poribacteria bacterium genomic region harbors:
- a CDS encoding ThuA domain-containing protein, whose product MAKKSRIVMVAGSASHGGGSHEHPAGCAFLADQLNKTVDGVEAVVSQGWPTDSATLADTDAIIIYSDGGAKHLTIPHLDQIAVLMAQGIGLAMLHYAVEVPKGEPGDRFLDWIGGYFETHLSVNPYWTATFTGFPEHPTTRGLEPFSLEDEWYYHMRFRENMQGVTPVLSAIAPESTLKRPDGPHSGNPYVRASVANGEPQHLGWCVERPDGGRGFGFTGGHLHRNWGDDQLRKFILNAIAWTAKVEVPEGGISTPTPTETELNAYL is encoded by the coding sequence ATGGCAAAAAAATCTCGAATTGTTATGGTGGCAGGGAGCGCGAGTCATGGTGGTGGATCACATGAGCATCCTGCGGGATGTGCCTTTCTCGCCGATCAGTTGAACAAAACTGTTGACGGTGTGGAAGCGGTCGTCTCTCAAGGATGGCCCACAGATTCCGCAACTCTCGCTGATACAGATGCTATTATTATCTATTCAGATGGCGGTGCGAAGCATCTTACAATTCCGCATCTGGATCAGATCGCTGTGTTGATGGCACAGGGTATAGGACTTGCGATGTTGCACTATGCAGTCGAGGTGCCGAAAGGTGAACCCGGCGACCGTTTCTTAGACTGGATCGGGGGCTACTTTGAAACGCACCTTTCGGTCAATCCGTATTGGACAGCGACGTTTACAGGATTTCCTGAACACCCGACGACACGCGGGTTGGAGCCGTTTTCGCTGGAAGATGAATGGTATTATCACATGCGGTTTCGTGAAAATATGCAAGGGGTGACACCCGTATTGAGTGCGATTGCCCCGGAATCCACGCTTAAAAGACCCGATGGACCGCACAGCGGGAATCCATACGTCCGTGCGTCGGTAGCAAACGGTGAACCCCAACATTTAGGATGGTGTGTGGAGCGTCCAGATGGCGGTCGTGGATTTGGGTTTACAGGTGGGCATCTCCACCGGAATTGGGGTGATGACCAGCTCCGTAAGTTTATTCTCAATGCTATTGCTTGGACAGCGAAGGTGGAAGTCCCTGAAGGTGGTATCTCTACACCAACACCAACTGAGACTGAATTGAACGCGTATCTATAG